Within Actinomycetota bacterium, the genomic segment CTTGACCTGAACGGCGAAGTCCACGACGGTGGTCGTGCCTCCGAACGCGGCCGCGCGAGTACCGGTTTCGAAGTTGTCGGACACGTAGGTCCCACCGAAGGGAAGCTCGAAATGCGTGTGGACGTCGACACCCCCCGGCACGACATACTTGCCCGAGGCGTCGATCACCGTATCAACGCCCTCCTGCCAGTGATGCCTCCCCGGCGCGGCCATCGCGACGACCTTTTCGTCCTCGATGAGCACGTCCGCCGGGATCGTCTCGGTCGAGGTGACGACCGTGCCGTTGATGATGGCGATTCTCATCAGTTGTCTCCTCTCTCGAAGAGGGATGCGGTCGTGGCAACCGCGTCGCTCAGTACGTCAAAGCCCTCGTCGGCCTCCTCCTCTGTCAAGGAGAGAGGCGGCGCGATACGCAGGACGTTGCCGAACAGGCCGCCCTTGCCGATCAGCAGGCCTCCTGCCCGAGCTTCCTCCATGATGTGTGATGCTGCCCCCGGGTGTGGATCCGTCCCGCCGGGACGAACGAGTTCCACGCCGATCATGAGGCCCTTCCCCCGTACCTCGCCGATGATCTCGTAGCCGTCGGCCAGGTGATCGATACGGGACCGCAGATGTTGGCCCACCTTCAGGGCGTTGGTCTGCAAGTCATGTTCCAACAGGTAGTTCAGGTTGGCCAGCGCCCCCGTCGTGGCGAGCGGGTTCCCCCCGAACGTCGAAATCGAGTTGGCATTCAGACAGTCCATGATCTCGGCTCGCGCGATCACTCCGCCGATGGCCAGCCCGTTTCCGACGCCCTTCGCGAAGGTGATCATGTCGGGAATGATGCCGTGTGCCTGGTAGCCCCAGAAGTTCTCGCCGGTCCGCCCCCATCCTGTCTGGACCTCGTCGGAGATGAAGAGAATCCCGTGCCGGTCCAGTTCGTCCTTCATCGCTCCGAAGAACCCATCCGGTGGCGTGACAAAACCGCCCACACCCTGGATCGGCTCGGCGATCATGCATGCCACATCCCCGGAGGTGGCAACGTTCAGCAGATCGCGCAGGTCGGCCACGCAGGCGGCAGTGAACGCTTCGTCCGGAAGGTGACCGAAGGGGCTTCGATACCGATAGCCGCTGTGCACGTACGTCACGTTGAGAGGACCGAGGCTGGTCGGCGACCAGGACCGGTTGCCGGTGAGTGAAACGGCCGCGAACGAGCGGCCGTGATAACTGTTGCGGAGCGCCAGCACCTCGTTGGAGCGTCGGTAGGTGGTGGCCAGCAGCATGGCCGTGTCGTTGGCTTCGGTCCCCGAGTTCGTGAAGAAGACCTTGGCGTCGGGAATCCCCGACAGCTCGGCCAGCTTCTCGGCCAACTCGATCTGAGGCTCGATGAGGTAGAGCGTCGACGTGTGCAGGATGCGTCCCGCCTGCTCCCGGATCGCCTCGACCACCTCCGGCACGTTGTGGCCGGTCATGGTCGTGAGGATGCCGCCGAAGAAGTCGAGGTATTCCTTGCCTTCGGCGTCCCATACCCGCCGGCCTTGTCCCCTCACCAGAGCGATGGGCTGCTCGTAGTAGAGGGCCAGCCAGGATGGGAGCACCCGGTTGTGTCGTGCATGGAGTTCTCGTTGCGTGCCCATGGGTCCTCTCGATCGGCTAGGGAGTGACGAGATCCTGGTAGGCGTCGGGTCGTCGGTCACGGTAGAACGCCCACTGTTTGCGAACTTCCTCGATCAGGTCGAGATCGAGGTCCCGGACCACCAGCTCCTCGTCCGTATCCGATGCGGCGCCGTCGACCACCTGACCGCGGGGATTCACGAAGTAGGAGGATCCGTAGAAATCGTTGTCTCCGAAGGGTTCCTTGCCGATCCGGTTGATGGCACCGATGAAGTACTCGTTGGCGACGGCGGCCGCCGGCTGTTCGAGGTTCCAGAGGTACATGGATAGGCCGCGACTCGTCGCCGACGGGTTGAAGATGATCTTGGCGCCCTTGAGGCCGAGAGCCCGCCACCCCTCGGGGAAATGCCGGTCGTAGCAGATGTAGACGCCGATCCGACCGACGTTGGTGTCGAAGACCGGATAGCCGAGGTTCCCGGGTCGGAAGTAGTACTTCTCCCAGAACCCGGCGACCTGGGGAATGTGGGTCTTGCGGTACTTGCCCAGGAAGGAGCCGTCGGCGTCGAGGACTGCGGCGGTGTTGTAGTAGAACCCGTCGTCCTCTTTCTCGAAGATGGGGACGACGAGCACCATCCCGGTCTCCTTCGCCACCTTCTGCATGCGTCGGATCGTGGGTCCGTCGGGGATCGGCTCGGCGTATTCGAAGTGTTCGTCCTCCTGTACCTGGCAGAAGTAGGGGCCGTAGAAGAGCTCCTGGAAGCACATCACCTGGGCG encodes:
- a CDS encoding aspartate aminotransferase family protein, which encodes MGTQRELHARHNRVLPSWLALYYEQPIALVRGQGRRVWDAEGKEYLDFFGGILTTMTGHNVPEVVEAIREQAGRILHTSTLYLIEPQIELAEKLAELSGIPDAKVFFTNSGTEANDTAMLLATTYRRSNEVLALRNSYHGRSFAAVSLTGNRSWSPTSLGPLNVTYVHSGYRYRSPFGHLPDEAFTAACVADLRDLLNVATSGDVACMIAEPIQGVGGFVTPPDGFFGAMKDELDRHGILFISDEVQTGWGRTGENFWGYQAHGIIPDMITFAKGVGNGLAIGGVIARAEIMDCLNANSISTFGGNPLATTGALANLNYLLEHDLQTNALKVGQHLRSRIDHLADGYEIIGEVRGKGLMIGVELVRPGGTDPHPGAASHIMEEARAGGLLIGKGGLFGNVLRIAPPLSLTEEEADEGFDVLSDAVATTASLFERGDN
- a CDS encoding acyltransferase, which encodes MANVVRAAIVQTEWTGDKDSMIEKNVGYARQAAEQGAQVMCFQELFYGPYFCQVQEDEHFEYAEPIPDGPTIRRMQKVAKETGMVLVVPIFEKEDDGFYYNTAAVLDADGSFLGKYRKTHIPQVAGFWEKYYFRPGNLGYPVFDTNVGRIGVYICYDRHFPEGWRALGLKGAKIIFNPSATSRGLSMYLWNLEQPAAAVANEYFIGAINRIGKEPFGDNDFYGSSYFVNPRGQVVDGAASDTDEELVVRDLDLDLIEEVRKQWAFYRDRRPDAYQDLVTP